From Schizosaccharomyces pombe strain 972h- genome assembly, chromosome: II, the proteins below share one genomic window:
- a CDS encoding fumarate lyase: MPVSVSDSFVFRNIFGDAEIRKIWSDENRTQEYLNWEAALARAEASLGIIPKYAGEEIQRVCKVENIDFSKLEEETINIGYPVLGVVHQLANLCSGDSGKYCHWGATTQDVTDSATVRQMIDSFKIIKGYLEKAIELATVLVIKHRETTMAGRSNLQQAVPITFGFKMARFVATLRRHHQRLCELLPRVSVLEFGGACGTLASLENKGLMVQQKLAEELGLLQPEIAWHTERDRIAEAGCFLGMLTGTLAKFATDIKLLMQTEVAEVFEPFKANRGSSSTMPQKRNPISCVYITASTSFVRQGVAALLDAMVEDHERATGAWEIEWIVLPDVFVHTVGTLKQTVFLLEGLEVHPSRMNENLSITNGLIVSEAVMMALAPKLGRDEAHDLVYRLCHLSIQENKPLVELLLAERQVTNYLSKEEVTSLLNPENYLGSTFEMIERALQIP; the protein is encoded by the coding sequence atgccAGTTAGTGTATCAGATTCTTTTGTATTTCGTAATATCTTTGGAGATGCTGAAATTCGAAAAATTTGGTCAGATGAAAATCGCACTCAAGAATACTTAAACTGGGAAGCTGCGTTAGCAAGGGCAGAAGCATCATTAGGCATAATTCCGAAATATGCTGGTGAGGAAATCCAAAGGGTTTGTAAAGTTGAGAACATAGATTTCTCGAAGCTAGAGGAAGAGACCATTAATATTGGGTATCCAGTTCTTGGAGTAGTTCATCAACTCGCCAATCTATGTAGCGGTGATTCAGGAAAATACTGCCATTGGGGTGCAACTACTCAAGATGTGACGGACAGTGCTACTGTACGACAAATGATCGATAGcttcaaaatcataaaGGGCTATCTCgaaaaagcaattgaaCTTGCAACCGTTCTTGTAATCAAGCATCGTGAAACAACTATGGCTGGTCGTAGCAACCTACAACAGGCGGTTCCAATTACGTTTGGATTTAAAATGGCAAGATTTGTCGCTACATTACGCAGACATCACCAAAGACTTTGTGAATTACTACCAAGGGTGTCCGTATTGGAATTTGGAGGCGCCTGTGGAACTCTTGCatctttagaaaataaaggGTTGATGGTTCAGCAAAAGCTTGCCGAAGAATTAGGGCTTCTCCAGCCAGAAATTGCCTGGCATACTGAGCGCGATCGCATTGCTGAAGCTGGTTGCTTCTTGGGGATGCTCACAGGAACGCTTGCTAAGTTTGCAACGGATATCAAGCTGTTGATGCAAACTGAAGTTGCTGAGGTTTTTGAACCATTTAAAGCTAATAGAGGTTCTTCATCTACTATGCCACAAAAAAGGAATCCTATTTCATGCGTTTACATCACCGCGTCCACAAGTTTCGTAAGACAAGGAGTAGCGGCATTACTTGACGCGATGGTAGAAGATCACGAAAGGGCAACAGGAGCTTGGGAAATTGAGTGGATTGTACTACCAGATGTTTTTGTACATACTGTTGGTACATTAAAGCAAactgtttttcttttagaaGGCTTGGAAGTACATCCGAGTCGTATGAATGAGAATCTTTCAATTACTAATGGATTGATTGTTTCAGAGGCTGTTATGATGGCTTTAGCCCCAAAATTGGGTAGAGATGAGGCCCATGATTTAGTTTATAGACTCTGTCATCTTAGCATTCAAGAAAACAAACCTCTTGTTGAACTTCTACTTGCTGAGCGCCAAGTTACAAATTACTTATCTAAAGAAGAAGTGACCTCTCTACTTAATCCAGAAAATTATTTGGGTTCTACCTTTGAGATGATTGAACGAGCTTTGCAAATTCCCTAA
- a CDS encoding aldo/keto reductase, whose translation MSIKEFAKNAREAYFTLPNGDKIPSIGLGTWRSGKDETKNAVCAALKAGYRHIDTAHIYGNEKEIGEGIRESGVPRTDIWVTSKLWCNAHRAGLVPLALEKTLQDLNLEYIDAYLIHWPFALLSGPEELPRNEKGELIYEDVPIEETWQAMEELLETGKVRYIGISNFNNEYLDRVLKIAKVKPTIHQMELHPYLPQTEYLEKHKKLQIHVSAYSPLANQNDAYNSDISKLIEHKTLVDIANARGEGITPANIAISWAVKRGTSVLPKSVNESRIVSNFLYIPLTDKEMEAINNIGVVRRFSHGKFAPKPMFVGLQDGTPKQTHA comes from the coding sequence ATGtcaattaaagaatttgcTAAGAACGCACGTGAAGCTTACTTCACGCTTCCTAATGGTGATAAAATACCTTCTATTGGGCTTGGTACTTGGAGATCTGGTAAAGATGAAACCAAGAATGCTGTTTGCGCTGCTTTGAAGGCAGGATACCGCCACATTGATACGGCTCACATTTATGGaaacgaaaaagaaattggtGAAGGAATTAGAGAGAGTGGAGTTCCACGTACAGATATATGGGTAACCTCCAAACTGTGGTGTAATGCACATCGGGCGGGACTGGTTCCGTTGGCACTTGAAAAGACCCTTCAGGATTTAAACCTTGAATACATTGACGCGTATTTGATTCATTGGCCATTCGCTTTACTTTCGGGTCCCGAAGAGTTACCTAGAAATGAGAAGGGTGAATTGATATACGAAGATGTTCCTATTGAAGAGACATGGCAAGCAATGGAAGAACTTCTCGAAACAGGAAAAGTTCGATACATTGGTATTTCCAATTTCAATAATGAATATCTTGACAGAGTACTGAAAATTGCAAAGGTCAAGCCAACAATTCATCAAATGGAGCTTCATCCTTATTTACCTCAAACTGAGTATTTGGAGAAGCATAAAAAGCTTCAAATTCATGTATCTGCCTACTCTCCTCTTGCAAATCAAAATGATGCATACAATAGTGATATTTCAAAACTCATTGAGCACAAAACTCTTGTTGACATTGCCAATGCTCGTGGAGAAGGTATAACTCCCGCTAACATTGCAATCTCTTGGGCAGTGAAGCGTGGTACATCAGTGCTTCCCAAATCAGTCAACGAATCTCGTATCGTATCAAATTTTCTGTACATACCCCTCACCGACAAGGAAATGGAAGCAATCAATAACATTGGTGTAGTTAGACGTTTTAGCCATGGTAAGTTTGCTCCCAAGCCAATGTTCGTGGGCTTACAAGATGGCACGCCTAAACAAACTCATGCTTAA
- a CDS encoding agmatinase 2, protein MFTYQKIIQLALLLSGVCGALASIDTDSHLSPKVLEKLRPTENLAYEDDSLDDDTWRSKRWEFDYQYSGISTFAHLPHVRCLVEQSEDFDIAIIGVPFDTAVSHRPGARFGPKGIRSASSRQMAIRGFNPSLNVNPYESWAKILDCGDIPVSSYDNQLAVRQMTEGYIDLLSRKATASPASNNLKTAGLAKDGIFHPRLITLGGDHSIGLASLRALGHFYGNVSVIHFDSHLDTWNPKRYYPSYWHSDRADFTHGTMFWMASKEGLINNGTSIHAGLRTRLSGTDYYDYEEDNRVGFTFIEAQEIDEIGVNGIVERIKQVVGDTLVYLSIDIDVVDPGLAPGTGTPETGGWTTREMKSILRKLDGHLNLVGAEVVEVSPPYDDRAESTSLAASDFIFEILSSMVKHPLYDVKK, encoded by the coding sequence atgtttacttatcaaaaaattattcaacTTGCTTTACTCCTTTCAGGCGTATGTGGCGCTCTTGCCAGCATAGACACTGATTCACATTTGTCGCCAAAAGTCCTTGAAAAACTGAGACCGACAGAGAACCTTGCATACGAGGATGACAGTCTAGATGATGACACATGGCGTTCCAAGAGATGGGAGTTTGATTATCAGTATTCTGGTATATCTACCTTTGCTCATTTGCCGCATGTAAGATGTTTGGTTGAGCAATCAGAAGACTTTGATATAGCCATAATAGGCGTCCCGTTCGATACGGCCGTGTCACATCGTCCCGGTGCACGTTTCGGGCCTAAAGGTATTCGTTCAGCCTCTTCCCGTCAAATGGCAATTAGGGGTTTTAACCCCTCGTTGAATGTCAATCCTTATGAAAGCTGGGCTAAAATTCTTGATTGCGGCGATATTCCCGTATCCTCATATGACAATCAGTTAGCAGTTAGGCAAATGACCGAAGGATATATTGATCTACTTTCTCGTAAAGCCACTGCTTCCCCTGCGTCTAACAATCTTAAAACGGCGGGATTAGCCAAAGATGGAATTTTTCATCCTCGACTTATTACACTAGGTGGGGATCATTCAATAGGCCTTGCATCTTTAAGAGCACTAGGTCATTTTTATGGAAATGTTAGTGTTATTCATTTCGACTCACATTTGGACACATGGAATCCAAAGAGATATTATCCTTCTTACTGGCATTCCGATCGAGCAGATTTCACTCATGGAACAATGTTTTGGATGGCAAGTAAAGAGGGTTTGATCAACAACGGCACATCCATTCACGCCGGTTTACGAACTCGCCTAAGTGGAACCGATTACTATGACTACGAAGAGGATAACCGAGTCGGATTTACCTTTATTGAAGCGCAAGAAATTGACGAAATCGGGGTTAATGGTATCGTCGAGCGTATTAAGCAAGTCGTTGGAGACACTCTTGTTTATTTAAGTATTGACATTGATGTTGTCGATCCTGGATTGGCACCTGGAACTGGTACTCCTGAAACGGGTGGGTGGACTACACGAGAAATGAAGAGCATTCTTAGGAAGCTGGACGGACACTTGAACCTCGTAGGTGCTGAGGTGGTTGAAGTGTCTCCTCCTTACGATGACCGTGCTGAAAGTACATCTTTGGCAGCTTCAGATTTCATCTTTGAGATACTGTCGAGCATGGTGAAGCATCCATTATACgatgtaaaaaaataa